One Mycobacterium paraseoulense genomic window, CGCAGAAGCTGATGTCGGGCACCCCGTTGGGCGACATCTTCAGCCACGTGCAGAACAGCCCGGTGTCCCGGCGACTGTTAGAGCCGACGCTGCGCGAGATGTTCGGCCCGAACACCAAGCCGACCCGGCACATGATGGACGTGTTCAACCAGATCTTGGATTACAACGACGGTCGCCGGGTGCTGCACAAGGTCGGCCGGTTCATCAACGATCGCTACACCCACCGCAATCGGTGGGTGCGTGCCATGCGCCAGACCGCGGTGCCGATGCGGTTGATCGACGGGCCGGTCGACCCCAACTCCGGTGCCCACATGGCGCGCCGCTACGCCGAGGTGATTCCCGAACCCAATGTGGTGATGCTGGCCCACGACATCGGGCACTGGCCCCAAATCGAGGCACCCGACGCGGTGCTGACGCACTTCCTCGCCCACATCGACCGCGTCGCCGGCGGCTGACCCGCTCGTCGTCTGGGATCAGCTAGCCATGATGCGGCGGTCGCTCGTCGCGGAGCCGGCCCTCGTCGGACGCCGCGCGCATCTGCTCCTCGTCACCGAACCTCTCCAGGTCCTCGGGCGTGACGCGCGGACGCGGCGGCTTGGGCGCGGCCGGCGTGGGGCGTGGGGGTTCGGCGGGCACGACGCGATTATCGCCTACGGCTGAAACGCCGGAAGAATCGTGCCGGAATCGCGAATCTCCCAAATGCTGGCTTTGGTGATGCCGTCGAAGTTGATCTTGTTCAACGTCGCCCGCGAATACGTGAGATCGATGGCGACCTGGGTCGAGGTGTTGCCGTACGGGTCGGTCATCGGGAAGGTGCCCTGCACGTTCACGGCGGACGCGTCGGGATAGGTGGCTCTCGCGTACTTGAGAATGTCGATGGTGTCCATCCGGGCGCCGTCCTTGATCATCTGCTCGGTGTAGTTGTCGCGAATGGCGAATCGGGCGTCGACCACGTCGCCGTTCGGGCCCGGCGCAACGCTGAAGGTGACCCCGTCCGGCTTCTTGGGACCGGCCGGTGTCGACGGCGCCGCCTCGGTCGGTGCCGGCGGTGCGGCCGTGGCCGAGCTGCTCGACGGGAGGTCCTTCTTCTCGTCGAAAACCCAGTTCCGGCCGATGATGACCAGGAGGACGAGGGCGCCCAGTGCCGCCAGGGCCAGGGCCGCCTTTCCGGAGTCGCGCTTCTTCGGCTGCTCCGCGGCGAAAGCCCAGTCGCTGGTCCAGTTGGTGCCGTCGAAGTACCGTTGCAGCCCGTGGCCGACCCCGGCGGGATCGGGGTACCAGCCCGGCGCCGATTGCGGCGGGGGCGGGGCCTGTTCAGACGGCATCTATCCATTTTCGTCGCGACGGAGACTTCCCGGCTACCCGTTGCGGCACAATCTGACGACATCGAGGACGGAAGCAAGACGCCTGGCCAGGTGAACCCGAGATGGCCCCGGCGTGACGGTTCGGCGTGAGGCCGGGCATTCGAGGCGCCCGGGTGTCCGGTAACCGCTATGACATTACGGTGAGCAACCACCAGGTGAACCTGACCCAGCAGGAAAGCTCGTTGATCGGCGAGAGTCATCCCGAGGCTCTCACCCGCATGGACGAGCGGTCGCTGAAGGATTTGCAGAGCCGCCTCAGGCAAGCGCGCGACAAGAACTTCAGCCTGTTGCGGCGTCAGGGTGCGGCCCGGGTGGCGGGCGAAGGTGCCCGCGGTGCGGCCCAGCCGGCCAACGAGAAGCGCGGCGAGAAGGTCGAGATCTTCGATGCGGCGCTGGCCAGGGTGAGCGAGCGCCTCGATGACCTCCGCGAGACCGAGTAGCGGCTCACGTATCGAGTTCGTGGTGTACGAACCCCAGCTCGCCGCGTGCGTTTCTTGCGACCCTCGTCAGCGACGGCTAGCTACCCGGTGACGGGGGAGGACCCGGTTGGCGCAGGAAAAATCGTGGTTTAGAAACCGCATGTGTTGGGCAAACACCGCCATGGCCGCGCGTCATCGCGCCTGTTTTCTTGCTTCCGCGGTAGTCGCGGTATCGGGCGTAAGTGCTTCGATCGTCGCTTCTGCCATACCGCTTGCCTCCGCCGATCCTTGTCCGGACGTCCAGGTGGTGTTCGCTCGCGGTACCGATGACCCGCCGGGTCTTGGTCCGACCGGTCAGGCATTCATCGACTCGCTGCGCCCGCGCGTTGGCGCAAATTCGTTCGACGTATATCCGGTCAACTATCCCGCCACCCATGACTGGACGAATGCGGGCGAGGCGGGCATCAGAGACGCGGGCGCGCACGTCGTTTCGATGGCACACGACTGCCCCAACACCAAGATGGTGCTCGGCGGGTATTCCCAGGGCGCGGCCGTGATGGGCTTCGTCACCTCGGCTGTCGTACCGGCGGGGATCGACCCTGCCAGCGTGCCCAAACCGTTGGACCCCGAGGTGGCTAACCACATCTCCTCGGTCGTGCTCTTCGCATTGCCAAGCGACAAGGCGATGAACTTCTTCGGCGAGCCGCCGGTAGTCATCGGCCCGCTCTATCAGGCCAAGACCATCCAGGTATGCGCCGCCGGCGATCCGATCTGCTCCGACGGGATGAACTTCGCCGCACATGACACGTACTCGACCAACACGGCAATGATCGACCAGGGTGCGGCGTTTGCGGCCAGTCGCCTTGGCGGAGGTTCCGGCGCCCCGGCGTGGGTCGCGGGTCCGGGCGCGTCGCCGAGCGCCGCCGGGCTTCCAGGCGCTCCCGGCTGAACTCGGGTTCGGCGTACGTCCGAAAGCGCGACTCGAATATCAATTCGCACAAGTCATTTCGTGTCCCACGTCGGTCGAACGCCGCGCGCGGCGAGTGCTCGCAGGACGCGGGCATAATCGGGTTGTGGACTCAGACGGCGGCGTTGGAGCGCATTTTCGTCGGCTGCATCAAGACGGGTGTTTTGTCATCCCGAACCCGTGGGACGCCGGCTCGGCAATCGCCCTGGAAAAGCTTGGCTTTCCCGCGCTGGCCACGACGAGCGCCGGGCTGTGCTTCGCCCGCGGTCTGCCCGACGCGGTGACCGCGCTGTCCGTCGACGAGGCGCTGGACAACATCGCCGAAATCGTGGCCGCGGTCAGCGTGCCCGTCAACGCGGACTTCCAGGCCGGCTATGCCTCCGACGTCGACGGGCTCACGAACAATGTGGCGCGCTGCGTGGCCACCGGCGTGGCCGGGCTGTCGATCGAAGACGGCACGGGTGCGTCCGATTCGCCGCTCTTCGAATTGGCCGAGGCCACCGATCGCGTCCGCGCCGCGCGTGCGGCGATCGACGCCTCGGGAGCCGACGTCATGCTGACGGGGCGCGCCGAATGCTTCCTCTACGGCCACCCCGACCCCCTCGCCGAGGCCATCGGGCGGCTGCAGGCCTACGCCGAGGCGGGAGCGGAGGTGCTCTTCGCGCCGGGGATCCGCACGAGGACGGACATCGCGACTCTCGTCGACGCCGTGGCGCCGTATCCGGTCAACGTTCTGATGTCGTCCGACACGGGGTTGACGGTGACCGACCTCGCGGAGCTCGGGGTGCGGCGGATCAGCGTCGGGTCGGCTTTCAGCCGGGTCGCATGGGGTGCCTTCCTGGCCGCCGCGCGAGAGTTGACGGAGGACGGGTCGTTCGCGGGGCTGACCCAAGCGGCGAGCTTCGACGAGCTGAATGCGCTGTTCACCGAGTAGCGGCAGTTCGACGCGCTATTGGTCGAAAGTCGATCCGCGTTCCCCACACTGCTCATATTCTTCGATAGCACGCAACGAGAGGATGGCTTTCGCCCCTTCAGCAAGGAGACGAAATGAAGACCCATTTCTTGGCTTCCGCAGTCGGGGCTGGAATGGTCGTCCTCGCGGTTGGTTGTGGCGGTGGGCAGGGCGGCGGCCACAGTCCGAAGTCGGTGGTGCCCACGGTGACACCCACAGTGGCACCGACCTTGGCGCTTAATGCGATCGACTCGCTGATCTTGGCGCCCGACATCGTTGGCGACATCGTCGGGGCGGGACCCAACTGGGCATCCAAACCCTCGCAGGTAGGGACTCGGCCTCCCGGACCCTTTGTCATCGACGAGGGCAAGCCCGAGTGCGAGCCGCTGTTCGGGCCGAATAGCAACACGGTTGGTGTGGTTTACACAGCATGGCGGAGCGTTCTTTACAAAGAGGATACGGACACTTTCGAACATGCCGTTTATCAGGCTGTTGCGACGGTCGCCGACGCGAAAGCAGCGACGCAGCTGCTCGAGAACGCTTTTACCAAACCTGTGAATGCCTGCAACGATGTTGTGGTCCATCGTCGAGACGACAAATCACGCTGGCGATTCCAAAAGACGAACGCCGCCGACATGGATGTGCGCTGGACTGCCACAGAGCTGCAGGACGG contains:
- a CDS encoding alpha/beta fold hydrolase → MDAELKRWLDSGEYFDYLGFDIFYRVAGSGPPLLLIHGYPFNSFDWARIWPTLSQRFTVIAPDMIGMGFSAKPVAYEYSVTDHADMHEALLAHLDIGNAHILAHDIGDSVGQELLARHEYGQQTYGEWRIDSITWLNGGMFIEAYTPRAAQKLMSGTPLGDIFSHVQNSPVSRRLLEPTLREMFGPNTKPTRHMMDVFNQILDYNDGRRVLHKVGRFINDRYTHRNRWVRAMRQTAVPMRLIDGPVDPNSGAHMARRYAEVIPEPNVVMLAHDIGHWPQIEAPDAVLTHFLAHIDRVAGG
- a CDS encoding DUF2510 domain-containing protein produces the protein MPSEQAPPPPQSAPGWYPDPAGVGHGLQRYFDGTNWTSDWAFAAEQPKKRDSGKAALALAALGALVLLVIIGRNWVFDEKKDLPSSSSATAAPPAPTEAAPSTPAGPKKPDGVTFSVAPGPNGDVVDARFAIRDNYTEQMIKDGARMDTIDILKYARATYPDASAVNVQGTFPMTDPYGNTSTQVAIDLTYSRATLNKINFDGITKASIWEIRDSGTILPAFQP
- a CDS encoding cutinase family protein, yielding MAARHRACFLASAVVAVSGVSASIVASAIPLASADPCPDVQVVFARGTDDPPGLGPTGQAFIDSLRPRVGANSFDVYPVNYPATHDWTNAGEAGIRDAGAHVVSMAHDCPNTKMVLGGYSQGAAVMGFVTSAVVPAGIDPASVPKPLDPEVANHISSVVLFALPSDKAMNFFGEPPVVIGPLYQAKTIQVCAAGDPICSDGMNFAAHDTYSTNTAMIDQGAAFAASRLGGGSGAPAWVAGPGASPSAAGLPGAPG
- a CDS encoding isocitrate lyase/PEP mutase family protein; the encoded protein is MDSDGGVGAHFRRLHQDGCFVIPNPWDAGSAIALEKLGFPALATTSAGLCFARGLPDAVTALSVDEALDNIAEIVAAVSVPVNADFQAGYASDVDGLTNNVARCVATGVAGLSIEDGTGASDSPLFELAEATDRVRAARAAIDASGADVMLTGRAECFLYGHPDPLAEAIGRLQAYAEAGAEVLFAPGIRTRTDIATLVDAVAPYPVNVLMSSDTGLTVTDLAELGVRRISVGSAFSRVAWGAFLAAARELTEDGSFAGLTQAASFDELNALFTE
- a CDS encoding sensor domain-containing protein; amino-acid sequence: MKTHFLASAVGAGMVVLAVGCGGGQGGGHSPKSVVPTVTPTVAPTLALNAIDSLILAPDIVGDIVGAGPNWASKPSQVGTRPPGPFVIDEGKPECEPLFGPNSNTVGVVYTAWRSVLYKEDTDTFEHAVYQAVATVADAKAATQLLENAFTKPVNACNDVVVHRRDDKSRWRFQKTNAADMDVRWTATELQDGQGTGWVCPNEARAKNNVVIYVQACQYGNGAPATATIMDKIAAKIPG